From the Rhizobium sp. SL42 genome, the window CAGCTTCAGCGAATGGGCAACGGTCTTCGGCGACGCCAAGATGACGACAGCTCTGCTGGACCGCCTCACCCACCGTTGCCATATCCTGGAAACCGGGAACGACAGCTTCCGCTTCAAAGCCAGCTCGGCCGCAGCAGCGCAAAAGAGAGGAGAAAAGACCAACCCATTGACCAAAGCCTGATCAGAAAACCATAATCAGAGGTGGCTCACTTCTCGGTGGAAAAACCGGCTCAGTTCCGCGTGGAAACCAACAGTCGAGTGTCACCTTCTCTGTCCCGATAGCAACCTTTGGAGCCGCGTTCTTGGCGGCAACGATCTTCTTCTCGATCTGCCTGGGGTCGGGTTTCTCGCCCCGCTTGATCTCGTCAATTACCGACTGCCTGACCGCGTCCGGCGTGCTCTTTGACGCAAGCTTGTAAACCGTGGACGGAGGCAGTGCATCAATAACCTGCGGCGTCGAACCGAAAGCAATCGCCGAGTTCATGTAGTTCTGCGCGGTCCGCTCCTTCCAGCCGAAATGGAATTCCAGCCACTTGCCGAACTTCCCGTGTCCGAGCGTCTTCTTGATAGCCAGCAGTTCCTTGCCAGTCTCGAGGGTATGCACCTTAAGACGAGTCCGGATCCGCTTGGCAGCTGCTTCTGCCTCCTTGGCTACCGCAGCAGGAAGACCGGCATAATCAAAGGACCGGACATCGGCAGCTTTAGGCTTTGGCGCAG encodes:
- a CDS encoding DUF3102 domain-containing protein; protein product: MAYVSKVNDEELTDLDLSESIAAAPAEKTSAPATNIVALPAPKPKAADVRSFDYAGLPAAVAKEAEAAAKRIRTRLKVHTLETGKELLAIKKTLGHGKFGKWLEFHFGWKERTAQNYMNSAIAFGSTPQVIDALPPSTVYKLASKSTPDAVRQSVIDEIKRGEKPDPRQIEKKIVAAKNAAPKVAIGTEKVTLDCWFPRGTEPVFPPRSEPPLIMVF